AGCCACTGGTCTTAGTGAATGGCTCGACTCACAAGAAGaacaatacatattaatgaatGTACAGAAAGATGGCGTGtctaaagaataataataataataataataataataataataataataataataataataataataataataatacaaataaaaccattaaaaataataaaattgatttaaaaataaaataataatgtttttaattgtgtaaaaagtacacgtaaaataattatttaattaatttatctattttgaaaagttcattttatttgaaattgaaatgtgaaagtatagaaaacaataataaaaaataaataataataataataataattaaaaataacataaaatatgaatatcaattttaaaatgaaataatatatttttttaatgtaaaaagtaaaaattattatttcattattttatctattttaccCCCATGATATTTCATTTTTCTATATATCTTTTGGTTTTCACATCCCATTAAACCCCATTAGACAAAAGTCTTTTTATCATCTGATTGGTCCCCCTGATGCAGGCTTTATCCCTGGTTGCTATGGTGACGGTACCTCACTGACCTGTTTCTGCATCCTTTCGTTCTCCTCCTGCTCAGCCTTGGCTCTCTCctgctcctccttctcctcctgaaCTCGCTGAGCCTCATCCCTCACACGCTGCTGCTCGGCCATGAATCGCGCCTCCTCCTCCCGGCGCTTCGTCTCCTCCGCCTCCCGCGCCATCGCCTCCTCCCGCAGCAGCCTGGGAAGTGGATTTCAGAGTCATTCACACCAAACCCTTTCATCATAAAGGTGAAGACAGTATTCCAGCTGACTTGTTCTTGCGCTCCTGCTCCTGACGCTCCGCCTCTTCCCGCTCACGCTGCTCTCGGGCTTGTCTGCGTTTCTCCGTCAGGACGCGAGCGGCCTCCTCCGGGTTGTTGGTGCCCGCTGACGGCTTGTTGGGGGCGGCTGGAGCGGGACTGCTGACTGGTGTCTCTgcaggaggagcagcagctggtTCTGGACTCGTCACCACTGGAGGAGCCGCTGTCACGACTGGAGGGCTGAGAGATGGAGGGGTGAGAGGGGCAGAGGACACCACGATGGCGGGGAGAGGACCGGAGGCTGCAGGGGGGGTGGACACAGGATGGGGGTAAGGATCTAGAAAGACAACAAACTGGAACATACACACTTCCATTCATCTTTTATATCTCGTCTTTACGAACAGGCAGACGCTCAAATGTTACATAACCAGATTCAATTTCAGAaagttaaacacacacacgtacgcatgcacaccagggttagggtcaattacatttttcaattacaattacgtctttattatgcatgttcaattaaaattcaatcatgattacagtgaccagcattttttccaattacaattatttgttattaattttctataatttttttatcctcaattacgattacgtccttaatgactaaagttcaattacaattaattatgaATAACGTAATAAacgttaaccttcctcttgtgttagctttctgttagcatctcctatgataacggctcctaaatcagctgtaaaatacactaaaaacaattctctatcatctcatttcttttccatctattggttacattgttaggattcctaatcaatgaaaatatagcttttaatatttttggtgtgggcgtctgagccttttttgtgtcagtatagtcctccatttaatcttttttttttaaatggtaaaatgtggtaaagcttgatatgaaacacattttcataattattaactacatactgtatgtgtagaactgtacatagaactgtaacatggttccccagttttgcattaaataataattggcAATTATAGCAATTACAATTGCATGATCTGAAGTCAATagacaacagatttttaaaattacaattactattatAGTTAttccgtaattgtaattaattatcaactacgcaattacaattataatcgtCGGCCACAGTTTTTCCGTCGCCTTGGGGCTGTACTGGCAGCCTTCcgtcaccatggcaaccacaCACTCACCCTTTTTCCCCTCTGCATCGTCAGGCTGTTGTGGCTCTTCACTGGTTTCCACGGTGACCGCAGCGACGGCCTGAGGCTGGACCCTGGCGGGCGTCTGAGCTCGTTTGGGTCGCGTCTTTGACCccgaggatgaagaggaggtgGAGCCTGTGGGAGGAGGAGTCTTCTTCCCTGTGGGCATCTTTAAGGGAGCTGCAGGCACCAGGGGGGAGAGCGGGCGGCTTTTGGGGGTGGCGGGTGACGGAGGCCTGTTTTTGGGCTTTGGGGTACTGTGAAGGAGGCGGAGACAGGAAATGACATCTAACAGCAAGTGTAATAACACTCTTTAGCCTA
The DNA window shown above is from Gouania willdenowi unplaced genomic scaffold, fGouWil2.1 scaffold_218_arrow_ctg1, whole genome shotgun sequence and carries:
- the LOC114458952 gene encoding MAP7 domain-containing protein 1-like isoform X2, which codes for MNACPNHRQNNAERWRLSSASTPDITQRQRRRNSTPVDRKKKEKKDKERENEKEKNALTKEKVQKRPTTSPTPTIQRSRPEISTPKPKNRPPSPATPKSRPLSPLVPAAPLKMPTGKKTPPPTGSTSSSSSGSKTRPKRAQTPARVQPQAVAAVTVETSEEPQQPDDAEGKKASGPLPAIVVSSAPLTPPSLSPPVVTAAPPVVTSPEPAAAPPAETPVSSPAPAAPNKPSAGTNNPEEAARVLTEKRRQAREQREREEAERQEQERKNKLLREEAMAREAEETKRREEEARFMAEQQRVRDEAQRVQEEKEEQERAKAEQEENERMQKQREEAEAKAREEAERQRVERDKHFQKEEQERLERKKRLEEIMKRTRKSDAGDKDVKAVAQVNGKDTELNKAPGVLQLPGAAAPAPSQTLTVNGVQSTAHQNGVAADFEKQQQQQQQSAMVSEPILVVSGEPFLMKTGPMKPQHVAEVL
- the LOC114458952 gene encoding MAP7 domain-containing protein 1-like isoform X1 yields the protein MNACPNHRQNNAERWRLSSASTPDITQRQRRRNSTPVDRKKKEKKDKERENEKEKNALTKEKVQKRPTTSPTPTIQRSRPEISTPKPKNRPPSPATPKSRPLSPLVPAAPLKMPTGKKTPPPTGSTSSSSSGSKTRPKRAQTPARVQPQAVAAVTVETSEEPQQPDDAEGKKASGPLPAIVVSSAPLTPPSLSPPVVTAAPPVVTSPEPAAAPPAETPVSSPAPAAPNKPSAGTNNPEEAARVLTEKRRQAREQREREEAERQEQERKNKLLREEAMAREAEETKRREEEARFMAEQQRVRDEAQRVQEEKEEQERAKAEQEENERMQKQREEAEAKAREEAERQRVERDKHFQKEEQERLERKKRLEEIMKRTRKSDAGDKKDVKAVAQVNGKDTELNKAPGVLQLPGAAAPAPSQTLTVNGVQSTAHQNGVAADFEKQQQQQQQSAMVSEPILVVSGEPFLMKTGPMKPQHVAEVL